The Nocardia arthritidis genome has a window encoding:
- the cobG gene encoding precorrin-3B synthase → MTRTSSDSCPGVLRLHDAADGPLARIRLPGGRLAPAQLQALAEAARDLADGAIELTSRGNIQLRRVRDAGELTTRLEAAGLLPSRTHERVRNIVASPLSGRVGGWTDVHGLASSLDAGLRARPRLADLPGRVLFTLDDGRGDISGLGGDIGVHATGADEFAVLLAGRDSGIRVSAADAVEVMLAAADGFLDVSSGQWRLHEVDGGADRIVDRLGLAPVPQRLEFGAAHDIPIGWLEQDNGLVALGAGVRLGSLPARVAEFLAAVERPLFVTPWRSLVLADLEESPAEQVVRVLAPMGLIFDANSPWLLVSACAGQPGCAKSRTDVRADAAAAVESGRVLPLSEKHTAAGVFTAEEVEVAGRQHWSGCERRCGRPRGTVTDVVATETGYRVDGGSAREGV, encoded by the coding sequence ATGACTCGTACCTCCTCCGATTCGTGTCCCGGCGTGCTGCGGCTGCACGATGCGGCCGACGGGCCGCTGGCGCGGATCCGGCTGCCCGGTGGCCGGTTGGCGCCCGCACAGCTACAGGCGCTGGCCGAGGCCGCGCGGGATCTCGCGGACGGCGCCATCGAGCTGACCTCGCGCGGCAATATCCAGCTGCGCCGGGTGCGGGACGCGGGCGAGTTGACGACGCGACTGGAGGCGGCCGGACTGCTACCGAGCCGGACGCACGAGCGGGTGCGCAATATCGTCGCGTCGCCGCTCTCGGGCCGGGTCGGCGGATGGACCGACGTGCACGGGCTGGCGAGCTCGCTCGATGCCGGGCTGCGGGCGCGGCCGCGGCTCGCGGACTTGCCGGGGCGGGTGCTGTTCACCCTGGACGACGGGCGCGGAGATATCAGCGGGCTCGGCGGGGATATCGGCGTACACGCCACCGGTGCGGACGAATTCGCGGTACTGCTGGCCGGCCGGGATTCCGGTATCCGGGTCTCGGCGGCCGACGCGGTCGAGGTCATGCTCGCGGCCGCGGACGGCTTCCTGGACGTGAGCTCCGGGCAGTGGCGGCTGCACGAGGTCGACGGCGGCGCGGACCGGATCGTGGACCGGCTCGGGCTGGCGCCGGTGCCGCAGCGGCTGGAATTCGGCGCCGCGCACGATATTCCGATCGGCTGGCTGGAACAGGACAACGGCTTGGTCGCACTGGGCGCGGGCGTCCGGCTCGGTTCGCTGCCGGCCCGGGTCGCCGAATTCCTCGCCGCCGTGGAACGCCCACTGTTCGTAACCCCTTGGCGCAGCCTGGTTCTCGCCGATCTCGAGGAGTCGCCCGCCGAGCAGGTCGTCCGGGTGCTCGCCCCGATGGGACTGATCTTCGACGCGAATTCGCCCTGGCTGCTGGTGAGCGCCTGCGCCGGACAACCGGGTTGCGCGAAATCGCGGACCGATGTGCGGGCCGACGCCGCCGCGGCCGTCGAATCCGGACGGGTGCTGCCGCTGAGTGAAAAGCACACGGCCGCAGGCGTGTTCACGGCCGAAGAGGTGGAAGTGGCCGGGCGCCAGCACTGGTCGGGCTGTGAACGCCGGTGCGGGCGCCCGCGCGGCACGGTGACCGATGTGGTCGCCACCGAGACCGGCTATCGGGTAGACGGAGGATCCGCGCGAGAAGGGGTGTGA
- the ddaH gene encoding dimethylargininase, whose amino-acid sequence MTSVATRPEPAAVRRSVPRRFVMCRPDHFDVFYSINPWMDPNLAVDRELALSQWETLRATFEQYGHHIDVVPGEPGLPDMVFAANSGLIVGDRVMSARFTHAERAAEGPAYHRWFAERGYSEVVAAEEINEGEGDFVLIGDRFLAATGFRSSLAAHKEVERYFGIPVVSLELVDPRFYHLDTVLMVLGEDEIAYYPAAFSADSQDVLAGLFPDAVLATDADAEVLGLNGVSDGYNVFLSRRATDLAAALSARGFNPIGMDLSELLKAGGGVKCCTLEVH is encoded by the coding sequence TTGACCTCTGTAGCCACCCGCCCCGAACCCGCCGCCGTACGCCGATCCGTGCCGCGGCGGTTCGTCATGTGCCGTCCGGACCACTTCGACGTCTTCTACTCGATCAACCCGTGGATGGACCCGAATCTGGCGGTCGACCGCGAACTCGCGCTGTCCCAGTGGGAGACGCTGCGCGCGACATTCGAGCAGTACGGCCACCACATCGATGTCGTACCCGGCGAACCCGGGCTGCCCGATATGGTTTTCGCCGCGAACAGCGGCCTGATCGTCGGCGACCGGGTGATGTCGGCCCGATTCACGCACGCCGAGCGCGCGGCGGAGGGGCCCGCGTACCACCGGTGGTTCGCCGAGCGCGGATATTCGGAAGTCGTTGCCGCCGAGGAGATCAACGAGGGCGAGGGCGATTTCGTGCTCATCGGCGACCGCTTCCTGGCGGCCACCGGATTCCGCAGTTCCCTTGCGGCGCACAAGGAGGTGGAGCGGTACTTCGGCATTCCGGTGGTATCGCTGGAGCTGGTCGATCCGCGCTTCTACCACCTCGACACCGTGCTGATGGTGCTCGGCGAGGACGAAATCGCCTACTACCCGGCGGCTTTCAGCGCCGACAGTCAGGACGTGCTCGCCGGGCTGTTCCCCGACGCGGTGCTGGCCACCGACGCCGATGCCGAGGTGCTCGGGCTCAACGGCGTCTCCGACGGGTACAACGTCTTCCTCAGCCGCCGGGCGACCGATCTGGCCGCGGCGCTGAGCGCCAGGGGTTTCAACCCGATCGGGATGGACCTTTCGGAACTGCTGAAGGCGGGCGGCGGCGTCAAGTGCTGCACGCTGGAGGTGCACTGA
- a CDS encoding PPOX class F420-dependent oxidoreductase: MSWHDLAASKYARLTTYKRDGTPVSTAVWVAADGERIVVWTGSRTGKVKRLRSDSKVLLQISDNRGRPKEDCVYRGRAEILDAEGTERVRALVARKYGAIGWLGIRGHRLLKGADATVGLAITQQG, translated from the coding sequence ATGAGTTGGCATGACCTCGCCGCGAGTAAATATGCGCGGCTGACCACTTATAAGCGGGACGGCACCCCGGTTTCCACGGCGGTCTGGGTGGCCGCGGATGGTGAACGGATCGTCGTCTGGACCGGCTCGCGGACCGGGAAGGTGAAGCGGCTGCGCAGCGATTCGAAAGTGCTGCTACAGATTTCGGATAATCGCGGCCGCCCGAAAGAGGACTGCGTCTACCGCGGTCGCGCGGAGATCCTCGACGCGGAGGGCACCGAGCGGGTGCGCGCGCTGGTCGCCCGCAAATACGGTGCGATCGGCTGGCTCGGTATCCGCGGCCATCGGTTGCTGAAGGGCGCGGACGCGACGGTCGGGCTCGCCATCACCCAGCAGGGCTGA
- a CDS encoding helix-turn-helix transcriptional regulator, giving the protein MLETSARLLRLLSLLQLHRDWTGPALAERLGVSTRTIRTDIERLRVLGYPVHATPGVAGGYRLGAGSALPPLLLDDDEAVAVAVGLATAAGGAVAGIEETSVRALAKLLQVLPSRLRHRVRALTAAMVHVPRAGNPTVDAAVLTAIATAIRDGERLRFDYESHSGAPSYRDAEPHRLVHWSGIWYLVAWDVGRADWRTFRVDRIVPKTPNGPRFTPRTVPDADPARYVQRRIGTATWRYRATVRVHAPAETIRARLPGTLPVTEDGPDHCVIRVGSDSPIMLAHYLTLLDADFELSDATELAAQLRVIAERFRKAAESHP; this is encoded by the coding sequence ATGTTGGAAACCTCCGCACGATTGCTCCGGCTGCTGTCACTGCTGCAGCTGCACCGGGATTGGACCGGCCCCGCGCTCGCCGAACGGCTCGGGGTGAGCACCCGCACCATCCGCACCGATATCGAACGCCTGCGCGTCCTCGGCTATCCGGTGCACGCGACGCCGGGCGTCGCGGGCGGATACCGGCTCGGCGCCGGATCCGCGCTGCCCCCACTGCTTTTGGACGACGACGAGGCGGTGGCCGTCGCGGTGGGATTGGCCACCGCCGCGGGCGGCGCCGTCGCGGGCATCGAGGAGACCTCGGTGCGCGCGCTGGCGAAACTGCTGCAGGTCTTGCCGTCGCGGCTGCGGCACCGGGTGCGGGCGCTCACCGCGGCGATGGTGCATGTGCCGCGCGCGGGCAACCCGACCGTGGACGCCGCGGTGCTCACCGCGATCGCGACCGCGATCCGGGATGGCGAACGGCTGCGCTTCGACTACGAATCCCATTCCGGCGCACCGTCGTACCGCGACGCGGAACCGCATCGGCTGGTGCACTGGTCGGGTATCTGGTATCTGGTGGCCTGGGATGTCGGGCGCGCGGATTGGCGCACCTTCCGGGTGGACCGGATAGTCCCCAAGACCCCGAACGGCCCGCGCTTCACGCCGCGGACCGTTCCGGACGCCGACCCGGCCCGGTACGTACAGCGCCGCATCGGCACCGCGACATGGCGCTACCGAGCCACCGTCCGGGTGCACGCACCCGCCGAGACCATCCGGGCCAGGCTGCCCGGCACGCTTCCGGTGACCGAGGACGGACCTGATCACTGTGTGATTCGGGTGGGTTCGGATTCACCGATCATGCTCGCCCACTATCTCACCCTGCTGGACGCGGATTTCGAGCTCTCGGACGCAACGGAACTCGCCGCGCAGTTGCGCGTCATCGCCGAGCGATTCCGGAAAGCGGCGGAATCGCATCCCTGA
- a CDS encoding Lrp/AsnC family transcriptional regulator, giving the protein MDDIDRRILAHLLREARASFQEIGSAVGLSAPAVKRRVDKMVASGQITGFTAQVNPAALGWRTEAYVEVYYRDNISPAELRRGLEPIPQVVGVWTIAGEADALVHVMATDMAEIESTVERIRENARVGRTRSSIVMSRLLERPRT; this is encoded by the coding sequence ATGGACGACATCGACCGCCGCATCCTGGCCCATCTGCTGCGCGAGGCGCGCGCCTCCTTCCAGGAGATCGGCAGCGCGGTGGGGCTCTCGGCGCCCGCGGTGAAGCGCCGGGTCGACAAGATGGTGGCCAGCGGCCAGATCACCGGTTTCACCGCGCAGGTCAACCCCGCCGCGCTCGGCTGGCGCACCGAGGCATACGTCGAGGTCTACTACCGCGACAACATCTCACCCGCCGAACTGCGGCGCGGATTGGAACCGATCCCGCAGGTGGTCGGCGTGTGGACGATCGCGGGCGAGGCGGACGCGCTGGTGCACGTGATGGCCACCGATATGGCAGAGATCGAATCCACCGTCGAACGGATCAGGGAGAACGCGCGGGTCGGCCGCACCCGCAGCTCGATCGTCATGTCGCGGCTGCTCGAACGGCCACGTACATAG
- a CDS encoding helix-turn-helix transcriptional regulator produces MVRLPLTPAQVEAGRRLGAALRAGRGDRDLAEVAHAANISPETLRKIETGRLPSPAFGTVVALSQALRLPLDDLADIWCSAGLAQSA; encoded by the coding sequence ATGGTTCGTCTGCCGCTCACCCCCGCCCAGGTCGAGGCGGGCCGCCGCCTCGGCGCCGCACTGCGCGCGGGCCGCGGCGACCGGGATCTCGCCGAGGTCGCGCACGCCGCCAACATCTCCCCGGAAACGCTGCGCAAGATCGAAACCGGCAGGCTGCCCTCGCCCGCCTTCGGCACGGTGGTGGCATTGAGCCAGGCCCTGCGGCTGCCGCTGGACGATCTCGCCGATATCTGGTGTTCCGCGGGGCTGGCCCAATCGGCCTGA
- a CDS encoding nuclear transport factor 2 family protein yields MSEISDVADRLAIIETITKMFVYCDQKRWDDLLGVFTEKVDFDGGFGGAAAVRDAADIVGDWRTGLGDLDALQHQSGNHLIELRGDTAKVHADSIAVHVKNDAVHGKTRTFIGSYDLAVERGGDGWRVSKFHYLLKAIEGNADLT; encoded by the coding sequence ATGAGTGAGATCTCTGATGTCGCGGACCGGCTCGCGATCATCGAAACGATTACGAAGATGTTCGTGTACTGCGATCAGAAGCGCTGGGACGACCTGCTCGGCGTATTCACCGAGAAGGTGGATTTCGACGGGGGATTCGGCGGGGCGGCGGCGGTGCGCGATGCCGCCGATATCGTCGGCGACTGGCGGACCGGCCTCGGCGATCTGGACGCGCTGCAGCATCAGTCCGGAAACCATCTGATCGAGTTGCGCGGCGATACCGCGAAGGTGCACGCGGATTCCATTGCGGTGCATGTGAAGAACGACGCGGTGCACGGTAAGACCCGCACCTTCATCGGCAGCTACGACCTCGCCGTCGAGCGGGGTGGCGACGGTTGGCGGGTGAGCAAATTCCACTATCTGCTGAAGGCGATCGAGGGTAACGCGGACCTCACGTAG
- the map gene encoding type I methionyl aminopeptidase, which yields MVELKSRDEIERMRVTGQFVAEVLAELRAKARVGVNLLDLEAHVRNRIALRGAVSCYWDYAPSFGRGPFRNTVCLSVNDAVLHGLPFDYALRDGDVLTMDLAVAIDGWVADSAVSVVVGTAAEADLRLVRATEEALAAAIAVAVPGNRIGDISAAIAAVASDYGYPVNTQFGGHGLGRTMHEDPHVSNVGKPGHGFKLRPGLTIAIEPWFAATTDEIYTDPDGWTIRSADGSRTAHSEHTVAITEDGPQVLTSAA from the coding sequence ATGGTGGAGTTGAAGAGCCGCGACGAGATCGAGCGGATGCGGGTGACGGGGCAGTTCGTCGCCGAGGTGCTCGCGGAGTTGCGGGCCAAGGCGCGGGTCGGGGTCAACTTGCTCGATCTGGAGGCGCATGTGCGGAACAGGATCGCGCTGCGCGGCGCGGTGTCCTGCTACTGGGATTACGCGCCCTCGTTCGGGCGCGGCCCGTTCCGCAACACCGTCTGCCTGTCGGTGAACGACGCTGTGCTGCATGGGCTTCCGTTCGACTACGCGCTGCGCGACGGCGATGTGCTCACCATGGATCTCGCCGTCGCCATCGACGGCTGGGTGGCCGATTCGGCGGTGAGCGTTGTGGTCGGCACGGCCGCCGAGGCGGATCTGCGGCTGGTGCGGGCCACCGAGGAGGCGCTGGCCGCCGCCATCGCGGTTGCGGTGCCGGGCAACCGGATCGGTGATATCTCGGCCGCGATCGCCGCCGTCGCAAGCGATTACGGATATCCGGTGAACACCCAGTTCGGCGGGCACGGGCTGGGCCGGACCATGCACGAGGATCCGCACGTATCCAATGTCGGCAAGCCGGGACACGGCTTCAAGCTGCGTCCCGGCCTGACCATCGCGATCGAACCGTGGTTCGCCGCGACAACGGACGAGATCTACACCGATCCGGACGGGTGGACGATCCGGTCCGCGGACGGGTCGCGGACCGCGCACTCCGAACATACGGTCGCCATCACCGAGGACGGGCCGCAGGTGTTGACCTCGGCGGCGTGA
- the cobN gene encoding cobaltochelatase subunit CobN: protein MILLLSTSDTDLLSARASGADYRWGNPARLLLDDLPALLDGAELVVLRVLGGKRAWEEGLEALRASGVPLVALGGEIAPDAELMECSTVPGGVAADAHNYLAAGGPANLRELHNFLSDTVLLTGHGFEPPVQLPSWGELPRTAAESGPDAPTVAVIYYRAQHLAGNTAYVDALCTAIEDAGARALPLFCASLRTAEPELLAALRRADALVVTVLAAGGTKPAAASAGGDDEAWDVGALADLDVPILQGLCLTTGRDQWAANDDGLSPLDVATQVAVPEFDGRIITVPFSFKEFDADGLSTYVPDAERAARVAGIAVRHARLRRIPNARKRIAIMLSAYPTKHARIGNAVGLDTPASAIRLLTEMRSAGYDLGAPGEVPGLDERDGDALIHALIAAGGQDPDWLTAEQLEGNPIRIGADTYAAWFATLPEELRAAVVEAWGPPPGELYVDRSADPKGEIVIAALRFGNVVLMVQPPRGFGENPVAIYHDPDLPPSHHYLAAYRWLSAPEGFAADAMVHLGKHGNLEWLPGKTLGMSAACGTDAALGELPLIYPFLVNDPGEGTQAKRRAHATLVDHLIPPMARAESYGDISRLEQLLDEHANISTLDPAKLPAIRQQIWTLMRAAKMDHDLGLAERPDEESFDDMLLHVDGWLCEIKDVQIRDGLHVLGQAPAGDGELDLVLAMLRARQLWGGERNVPGLREALGLDESGAESRERVDAAEARARELVGALQAADWSVDAVAGLTESEPVRAVLRFAATEVVPRLRQTGVEIERVLHALNGGFIPAGPSGSPLRGLINVLPTGRNFYSVDPKAVPSRLAWETGQAMADSLVERYLTDHGEYPRSVGLSVWGTSAMRTSGDDIAEVLALLGVRPVWDEASRRVTTLEVIPQAELGRPRIDVTVRISGFFRDAFPHVLALLDDAVRLVAALDEPDELNYVRAHTRSDLAEHGDERRATTRIFGSKPGTYGAGLLQLIDSKSWRTDDDLAQVYTTWGGYAYGRDLDGAPAAADMRSAYRRITVAAKNTDTREHDIADSDDYFQFHGGMVATVRALTGRNPQAYIGDSTRPDAVRTRTLSEETSRVFRARVVNPRWLEAMRRHGYKGAFEMAATVDYLFGYDATTNVVADWMYEKLAESYVFDEVNRKFMDRSNPWALHGIAERLLEAAERRLWERPEPQTLDRLREVYLETEGELE from the coding sequence GTGATCCTGCTGCTGTCCACGTCCGACACCGATCTGCTCAGCGCGCGCGCCAGCGGCGCGGACTACCGCTGGGGCAATCCGGCCCGGCTGCTGCTCGACGATCTGCCCGCGCTGCTGGACGGCGCCGAGCTGGTCGTGCTGCGCGTCCTGGGTGGTAAGCGCGCCTGGGAAGAGGGCCTGGAAGCGTTGCGGGCCAGCGGAGTTCCGCTGGTCGCCCTGGGCGGCGAGATCGCGCCCGACGCGGAGCTGATGGAATGTTCGACGGTGCCGGGCGGCGTCGCGGCCGACGCGCACAACTATCTGGCCGCGGGCGGTCCGGCGAATCTGCGTGAGCTGCACAACTTCCTGTCCGATACGGTGCTACTCACCGGGCACGGCTTCGAACCGCCGGTGCAGCTGCCGAGCTGGGGCGAATTGCCGCGTACCGCGGCGGAATCCGGTCCGGACGCGCCGACCGTCGCCGTGATCTATTACCGCGCACAGCATCTCGCGGGAAACACCGCCTACGTCGACGCGCTGTGCACGGCGATCGAGGATGCGGGCGCCCGCGCGCTGCCGCTGTTCTGCGCCTCGCTGCGTACCGCGGAACCGGAGCTGCTCGCCGCGCTGCGCCGGGCCGACGCCCTGGTGGTGACGGTGCTGGCCGCGGGCGGTACGAAACCGGCCGCGGCATCGGCGGGCGGCGATGACGAGGCCTGGGATGTCGGCGCGCTCGCCGACCTGGATGTGCCCATCCTGCAAGGACTTTGCCTGACCACCGGTCGGGACCAGTGGGCGGCGAACGACGACGGCCTCTCGCCGCTGGATGTGGCCACCCAGGTGGCGGTGCCGGAATTCGACGGCCGCATCATCACGGTTCCGTTCTCGTTCAAGGAGTTCGACGCCGACGGCCTGTCGACCTACGTGCCGGACGCCGAGCGCGCCGCCCGGGTGGCGGGCATCGCCGTCCGCCATGCCCGGCTGCGCCGGATTCCCAACGCGCGCAAGCGGATCGCGATCATGCTCTCGGCCTATCCGACCAAGCACGCCAGGATCGGCAATGCGGTGGGCCTGGACACCCCGGCCAGCGCCATCCGGTTGCTCACCGAGATGCGGTCGGCCGGTTACGATCTCGGCGCGCCGGGCGAGGTCCCCGGCCTGGACGAGCGGGACGGCGACGCGCTGATCCACGCGCTGATCGCGGCGGGCGGCCAGGATCCGGACTGGCTCACCGCGGAACAGTTGGAGGGCAACCCGATTCGCATCGGCGCCGACACATACGCCGCGTGGTTCGCCACTCTCCCCGAAGAGCTGCGGGCGGCCGTCGTCGAGGCATGGGGTCCGCCGCCGGGTGAGCTGTACGTCGACCGGTCCGCCGATCCGAAGGGTGAAATCGTCATCGCCGCATTGCGTTTCGGCAATGTGGTGCTGATGGTGCAGCCGCCGCGCGGTTTCGGCGAGAATCCGGTGGCCATCTACCACGATCCGGATCTGCCGCCGAGCCATCACTACCTGGCCGCCTACCGCTGGCTGTCCGCGCCGGAGGGTTTCGCCGCCGACGCCATGGTACATCTCGGCAAGCACGGCAATCTGGAATGGCTGCCGGGTAAAACCCTCGGCATGTCCGCCGCCTGCGGCACCGATGCCGCGCTCGGCGAGCTGCCTCTGATCTATCCGTTCCTGGTCAACGATCCCGGCGAGGGCACCCAGGCCAAGCGGCGCGCGCACGCCACCCTGGTGGACCATCTCATTCCGCCGATGGCGCGCGCCGAAAGTTACGGCGACATCTCGCGTTTGGAGCAGTTGCTGGACGAGCACGCGAATATCTCCACCCTCGACCCGGCCAAACTGCCCGCGATCCGCCAGCAGATCTGGACGCTCATGCGGGCCGCGAAGATGGACCACGATCTGGGGCTGGCCGAGCGCCCGGACGAGGAATCCTTCGACGATATGCTGCTGCACGTCGACGGCTGGCTGTGCGAGATCAAGGATGTGCAGATCCGCGACGGCCTGCACGTGCTCGGCCAGGCGCCCGCCGGCGACGGCGAACTCGACCTGGTGCTCGCCATGTTGCGGGCCCGCCAGCTCTGGGGCGGCGAGCGCAACGTGCCCGGTCTGCGAGAGGCGTTGGGGCTGGACGAATCCGGCGCGGAATCCCGCGAGCGGGTGGACGCGGCCGAGGCGCGGGCGCGCGAGCTGGTCGGCGCGCTGCAGGCGGCGGACTGGTCGGTCGACGCGGTGGCCGGACTCACCGAATCCGAGCCGGTGCGCGCCGTACTGCGTTTCGCCGCAACGGAAGTGGTGCCGCGCCTGCGGCAGACCGGCGTCGAGATCGAGCGGGTGCTGCACGCGCTGAACGGCGGCTTCATCCCGGCCGGCCCGAGCGGTTCGCCGCTGCGCGGCCTGATCAACGTGCTGCCGACCGGACGCAACTTCTACTCCGTCGATCCGAAGGCGGTGCCATCGCGCCTGGCCTGGGAAACCGGGCAGGCCATGGCGGATTCGCTGGTCGAGCGCTATCTGACCGATCACGGCGAATACCCGCGCTCGGTCGGGCTCTCGGTGTGGGGCACCTCGGCCATGCGCACCTCCGGCGACGATATCGCCGAGGTGCTCGCGCTGCTCGGCGTGCGCCCGGTGTGGGACGAGGCCAGCCGCCGGGTGACCACGCTGGAGGTGATCCCGCAGGCCGAACTCGGCCGCCCGCGCATCGATGTCACGGTGCGCATCAGCGGATTCTTCCGTGACGCCTTCCCGCACGTGCTCGCCCTGCTCGACGACGCGGTCCGGCTGGTCGCCGCGCTCGACGAGCCGGACGAGCTGAATTACGTTCGCGCCCATACCCGCTCGGATCTGGCCGAACACGGCGACGAGCGCCGCGCCACCACCCGCATCTTCGGTTCCAAGCCGGGCACCTACGGCGCGGGCCTGCTGCAACTGATCGATTCGAAGAGCTGGCGCACCGACGACGATTTGGCGCAGGTGTACACCACCTGGGGCGGCTACGCCTACGGCCGCGATCTGGACGGTGCGCCCGCCGCGGCCGATATGCGCTCGGCGTATCGCCGAATCACGGTGGCGGCCAAGAACACCGACACCCGCGAGCACGATATCGCCGACTCCGACGACTACTTCCAGTTCCACGGCGGCATGGTGGCGACGGTGCGCGCCCTGACGGGGCGCAATCCGCAGGCCTACATCGGCGACAGCACCCGGCCGGACGCGGTGCGCACCCGCACCCTCTCCGAGGAGACGTCCCGGGTCTTCCGTGCCCGGGTGGTGAATCCGCGCTGGCTGGAGGCCATGCGCAGGCATGGGTACAAGGGCGCGTTCGAGATGGCGGCCACGGTGGACTACCTGTTCGGCTACGACGCCACCACGAATGTCGTCGCCGACTGGATGTACGAAAAGCTCGCGGAGAGCTACGTTTTCGACGAGGTGAACCGCAAGTTCATGGACCGGTCGAATCCGTGGGCGCTGCACGGCATCGCCGAGCGGCTGCTGGAGGCCGCCGAGCGCCGGCTCTGGGAGCGGCCCGAGCCGCAGACCCTGGATCGGCTGCGCGAGGTTTATCTGGAGACCGAGGGCGAACTAGAATAG
- a CDS encoding epoxide hydrolase family protein has translation MTNTADIRPFRIDIPQAELDDLHRRLAATRVPNPVPGTESDWRRGIAPDLLAELAEYWRTGFDWRAQEARLNAFDQFVTEIDGQTIHFLHVRSPEPDAVPLLMTHGYPSSVVEFLEVIGPLTDPRAHGGSPADAFHLVIPSLPGFGFATPLAATGWELARTTAAFAELMTRLGYRRFAAQGGDIGAGVTGRLAALYPGRVIATHVNSDQGSLGLAGEQFPIPDGLSSEEMSVIHAAQERWAQQKGYLVLQTTQPNALAAALTDSPIAQLAWIAEKFVVWGGTQSSVVDRDLLLANISIYWFTRSGASAAQFLWETAHSGLDWMAPSLVPQGWAVFDANPVLRRIMDPDKRIEHYSEYADGGHFAALQTPELLVDDIRRFFGKHRG, from the coding sequence ATGACCAACACCGCGGATATCCGCCCCTTCCGTATCGACATCCCGCAGGCCGAGCTGGACGACCTGCACCGCAGGCTGGCCGCGACCCGCGTCCCGAATCCGGTGCCGGGCACCGAATCCGATTGGCGGCGCGGTATCGCGCCCGACCTCCTCGCCGAACTGGCCGAATATTGGCGCACCGGATTCGATTGGCGGGCGCAGGAGGCGCGGCTGAACGCCTTCGATCAGTTCGTCACCGAAATCGACGGTCAGACCATACATTTCCTGCATGTCCGTTCGCCGGAGCCGGATGCGGTGCCGCTGCTGATGACGCACGGCTATCCGAGTTCGGTGGTCGAATTCCTCGAGGTGATCGGCCCGCTGACCGATCCGCGGGCGCACGGTGGCTCGCCCGCCGATGCCTTCCACCTGGTGATCCCGTCGCTGCCCGGCTTCGGCTTCGCCACCCCGCTGGCCGCGACCGGATGGGAATTGGCCCGCACCACAGCGGCTTTCGCCGAACTCATGACGCGGCTGGGCTATCGGCGGTTCGCGGCGCAGGGCGGCGATATCGGCGCGGGCGTCACCGGCAGGCTGGCCGCGCTGTATCCGGGCCGGGTGATCGCGACCCACGTCAACAGCGATCAGGGTTCGCTGGGTCTGGCCGGGGAGCAATTCCCGATCCCGGATGGTCTCTCATCCGAAGAGATGTCGGTAATCCATGCGGCACAGGAACGTTGGGCGCAGCAGAAGGGGTACCTGGTGTTGCAGACCACGCAGCCGAACGCGCTGGCCGCGGCGTTGACCGATTCGCCGATCGCTCAATTGGCCTGGATCGCCGAGAAGTTCGTGGTGTGGGGCGGTACGCAGAGCTCCGTGGTCGACCGGGATCTGCTGCTGGCGAATATCAGCATCTACTGGTTCACCCGCAGCGGTGCCTCCGCTGCGCAATTCCTGTGGGAGACAGCGCATTCCGGGCTCGACTGGATGGCGCCATCGCTTGTCCCGCAGGGCTGGGCGGTATTCGACGCGAATCCGGTGCTGCGCCGGATCATGGATCCGGACAAGCGGATCGAGCACTACAGCGAGTACGCCGACGGCGGCCACTTCGCGGCGCTGCAGACGCCGGAACTGCTGGTCGACGACATCCGGAGGTTCTTCGGTAAGCATCGGGGATGA